A stretch of Myxococcus hansupus DNA encodes these proteins:
- a CDS encoding ABC transporter permease: MKALLIARRELSAYLRTLSGYVIIAVILALNGLFFNAYALGGASKRSAEVLSQFFYYSSGFTIVASVFISMRLLAEERQTGTLPLLYSSPLRDRDIVLGKFLAGLAFLALYVACTVYMPLLVLVNGKVSFGHVAGGYFGLLLLGSASLAVGTFGSALARNQLLAAITSAVMLVALILCWLLARITEQPLADVFSAMSLWNQHFPPFQAGLIHVRDVVYYLVVTYVALFAATRVLEARRWR; this comes from the coding sequence GTGAAAGCGCTGCTCATCGCCCGCCGCGAGCTGTCCGCGTATCTGCGCACGCTCAGCGGCTACGTCATCATCGCCGTCATCCTCGCGTTGAACGGCTTGTTCTTCAACGCGTACGCCCTGGGCGGCGCCAGCAAGCGCTCCGCCGAGGTGCTGTCCCAGTTCTTCTACTATTCGAGCGGCTTCACCATCGTCGCCTCGGTGTTCATCTCCATGCGCCTCCTGGCCGAGGAGCGGCAGACGGGCACGCTGCCCCTGCTGTACTCGTCACCGCTGAGGGACCGGGACATCGTCCTGGGCAAGTTCCTCGCGGGGCTGGCCTTCCTGGCGCTGTATGTGGCGTGCACCGTGTACATGCCGCTGCTCGTGCTCGTGAATGGCAAGGTGTCCTTCGGCCATGTCGCGGGGGGGTACTTCGGCTTGCTGCTGCTGGGCAGCGCGTCACTGGCGGTGGGCACGTTCGGCTCGGCGCTGGCGCGCAACCAGTTGCTCGCGGCGATTACGTCGGCGGTGATGTTGGTGGCGCTCATCTTGTGCTGGCTGCTGGCGCGCATCACCGAGCAGCCGCTGGCGGATGTCTTCAGCGCGATGTCCCTGTGGAATCAGCACTTCCCGCCGTTCCAGGCGGGGCTCATCCACGTGCGTGACGTCGTCTACTACCTCGTGGTGACCTACGTGGCGCTGTTCGCGGCCACGCGGGTGCTCGAGGCGCGGAGGTGGCGATGA
- a CDS encoding ABC transporter ATP-binding protein, with product MIQVEGLTKYYGEHAAIRDLAFTISQGEVIGFLGLNGAGKSTTLKVLGCVLLPTSGRVVIDGHDVVSNAHEVRQRIGYLPDVPPLYDEMTVGEYLAYVAQLRGVTSRDTASRVGEAEEKTGLRDVHGELISTLSHGYRQRVGVAQALVHKPALLILDEPTSGLDPRQIVEMRDVIRGLKGAHTVLVSSHILPEISQTCDRLLIIHKGMLVAQGTEDELAAKMGGGGSIELEVRGDRARAVEVLQGFGAVQVDRASDGVVALTVRAPPDQRPRVAQAVVGAGLELLRLDQGAGQLESIFLRLTHGQEVRA from the coding sequence ATGATTCAGGTCGAAGGGCTGACCAAATACTACGGTGAGCACGCGGCGATCCGGGACCTGGCCTTCACCATCAGCCAGGGAGAAGTGATTGGCTTCCTGGGCCTCAACGGCGCCGGGAAGTCGACGACGTTGAAGGTGCTCGGGTGCGTGTTGCTCCCGACCTCCGGCCGCGTCGTCATCGATGGCCACGACGTGGTGAGCAATGCCCACGAGGTGCGCCAGCGCATCGGCTACCTGCCCGACGTGCCGCCGCTGTACGACGAGATGACGGTGGGCGAGTACCTGGCCTACGTCGCGCAGTTGCGAGGCGTCACCTCTCGAGACACCGCCAGCCGCGTGGGTGAGGCCGAGGAGAAGACGGGCCTGCGCGATGTTCACGGCGAGCTCATCTCCACCCTCAGCCACGGCTACCGTCAGCGGGTCGGCGTGGCGCAGGCGCTGGTGCACAAGCCGGCGCTGCTCATCCTCGACGAGCCCACCAGCGGGCTCGACCCCCGGCAGATTGTCGAGATGCGCGACGTCATCCGCGGGTTGAAGGGCGCGCACACCGTGCTCGTCTCCAGCCACATCCTCCCGGAAATCTCCCAGACGTGTGACCGGCTGCTCATCATCCACAAGGGGATGTTGGTGGCGCAGGGCACCGAGGACGAGCTCGCGGCGAAGATGGGCGGCGGGGGCTCCATCGAGCTCGAGGTGCGCGGCGACCGGGCTCGCGCGGTGGAAGTGCTCCAAGGCTTCGGCGCGGTGCAGGTGGACCGTGCTTCGGACGGCGTGGTGGCGCTGACGGTTCGGGCCCCTCCGGACCAACGTCCTCGCGTGGCGCAGGCGGTGGTGGGCGCGGGCCTGGAGCTGTTGCGCCTGGACCAGGGCGCGGGACAGCTCGAATCCATCTTCCTACGGCTGACCCACGGCCAGGAGGTGCGCGCGTGA
- a CDS encoding TIGR01777 family oxidoreductase, producing MGKSHVFDARSRMPVSATELFAWHAREGAFERLAPPWERTEVVERTGDGIRTGARVVVRMRVGPIPQRMVAEHTAYVEGAMFQDTQVSGPFAKWVHSHRMWPEPATSTSILEDDVEYVLPVGPLGSLFGGGFARRTLERMFAYRHRITREDLKRHAAFADQGPLTIAVTGASGLVGSSLVPFLTTGGHTVKRLVRGKADPSRNEVAWSPDKGEVDIDSLEGVDAVVHLAGVNVAGQRWTPEYKNAILKSRTEGTRTLAEALARMKRKPKVLVSAGGSSIYGDRGDELITEESSTDGKGFLSQVAREWEAAAAPAEAAGIRVVHLRIGPVLDAREGALAKMVPAFLAGGGGPIGSGQQWMSWVSLEDVLGLIHFSVFTEAARGALNAVAPGAVKQGDFARTLGRVLRRPAVFPLPAGVVRTLFGEMGQEALLDGARIAPQAAQRLGFAFLLPDLEGALRFTLGRTTEGPEYRHS from the coding sequence ATGGGCAAGTCGCACGTCTTCGATGCACGCAGCAGGATGCCGGTTTCCGCCACCGAACTCTTCGCCTGGCATGCCCGGGAAGGGGCGTTCGAGCGCCTGGCACCTCCCTGGGAACGAACAGAGGTCGTGGAGCGCACCGGAGACGGCATCCGCACCGGCGCCCGCGTCGTCGTCCGGATGCGCGTGGGCCCCATCCCCCAGCGAATGGTGGCCGAGCACACCGCCTACGTCGAAGGCGCGATGTTCCAGGACACGCAGGTGTCCGGCCCCTTCGCGAAGTGGGTTCACTCCCATCGGATGTGGCCTGAGCCCGCCACGTCCACCTCCATCCTGGAGGACGATGTGGAGTACGTCCTCCCCGTGGGCCCGCTGGGCAGCCTCTTCGGAGGCGGCTTCGCGCGCCGCACCCTGGAGCGGATGTTCGCGTACCGGCACCGCATCACCCGCGAGGACCTCAAGCGTCACGCCGCCTTCGCGGACCAAGGGCCGCTCACCATCGCCGTCACCGGGGCCTCGGGGCTGGTGGGCTCGTCCCTGGTGCCCTTCCTCACCACGGGAGGGCACACCGTGAAGCGCCTGGTTCGCGGGAAGGCGGACCCCTCCCGGAACGAAGTCGCCTGGTCGCCCGACAAGGGCGAGGTGGACATCGATTCACTCGAAGGCGTCGACGCCGTGGTGCATCTGGCCGGCGTCAACGTGGCCGGCCAGCGTTGGACCCCCGAGTACAAGAACGCCATCCTCAAGAGCCGCACCGAGGGCACACGCACCCTGGCCGAGGCCCTGGCCCGGATGAAGCGAAAGCCCAAGGTGCTCGTGTCCGCGGGCGGAAGCAGCATCTACGGCGACCGCGGCGACGAGCTCATCACCGAGGAGAGCAGCACGGACGGGAAGGGCTTCCTCTCCCAGGTCGCGCGCGAATGGGAGGCCGCCGCCGCGCCCGCCGAGGCCGCTGGCATCCGCGTGGTCCACCTGCGCATCGGCCCCGTGCTGGATGCGCGCGAGGGCGCCTTGGCGAAGATGGTGCCCGCGTTCCTGGCCGGAGGCGGAGGTCCCATCGGCTCGGGGCAGCAGTGGATGAGCTGGGTGTCCCTGGAGGACGTGCTCGGCCTCATCCACTTCTCCGTGTTCACCGAGGCGGCGCGAGGGGCGCTCAACGCGGTGGCGCCGGGAGCCGTGAAACAAGGGGACTTCGCCCGGACATTGGGGCGAGTGCTCCGGCGGCCGGCTGTCTTCCCGCTGCCCGCTGGCGTGGTGCGCACGCTCTTCGGTGAGATGGGCCAGGAGGCGCTGCTGGACGGCGCTCGGATTGCGCCGCAGGCGGCCCAGCGGCTGGGGTTCGCCTTCCTCCTCCCTGACCTGGAAGGCGCGCTGCGGTTCACGCTGGGTCGCACGACGGAGGGCCCTGAATACCGCCATTCTTAG
- a CDS encoding L-threonylcarbamoyladenylate synthase has protein sequence MIAPESLERAVELLRHGGVVALPTETVYGLSANAEDELAVRRVFAIKGRPATHPLIVHIAGVEHLGAWAREVPEAARKLAEAFWPGPLTLVLPRTARATDAITGGQDTVALRVPNHPVALEVLRKLGGGLAAPSANRFGKVSPTTAEHVREDLGSDVDFILDGGPCTVGVESTIVDLSSEAPAILRPGGLAAEDVERVLGRKVPVRTSATVRVSGSLESHYAPRAGVVLTEPGQAVARVQELREQGLRVGVLGPASLALPPDVPRFDVPTVPAEAARVLYARLREADAQGHDVLVACLPAESGLGIAVRDRLSRAAAPRG, from the coding sequence ATGATTGCTCCAGAGTCCCTTGAACGCGCGGTGGAATTGCTGCGGCACGGCGGTGTCGTCGCCCTGCCGACGGAAACCGTCTACGGCCTGTCCGCCAACGCGGAGGACGAGCTGGCCGTGCGCCGCGTCTTCGCCATCAAGGGCCGTCCCGCCACCCACCCGCTCATCGTCCACATCGCGGGCGTGGAGCACCTGGGGGCCTGGGCCCGCGAGGTTCCGGAAGCGGCGCGGAAGCTCGCCGAGGCCTTCTGGCCCGGACCGTTGACGCTGGTGCTACCGCGCACGGCTCGCGCAACGGATGCGATTACGGGAGGACAGGACACGGTGGCCCTGCGCGTGCCGAACCATCCGGTGGCGCTGGAGGTGCTGCGGAAGTTGGGCGGAGGTCTCGCCGCGCCGAGCGCGAACCGGTTCGGCAAGGTGAGCCCCACCACGGCCGAGCACGTGCGCGAGGACCTGGGCAGCGATGTGGACTTCATCCTGGATGGAGGTCCGTGCACGGTGGGCGTGGAGTCGACCATCGTGGACCTGAGCTCCGAGGCGCCCGCGATTCTGCGCCCAGGTGGACTGGCGGCGGAGGACGTGGAGCGGGTGCTGGGGCGCAAGGTGCCCGTGCGCACGTCGGCCACGGTGCGCGTATCGGGTTCGCTGGAGTCGCACTATGCGCCGCGAGCGGGCGTGGTGCTGACAGAGCCCGGGCAAGCCGTGGCGCGCGTTCAGGAACTGCGTGAACAGGGATTGCGCGTGGGTGTGCTCGGGCCCGCGAGCCTTGCATTGCCGCCCGATGTGCCCCGCTTTGACGTGCCGACTGTGCCCGCAGAGGCAGCGCGCGTGCTGTATGCCCGGCTGCGTGAGGCGGATGCCCAGGGGCACGACGTCCTGGTGGCGTGCCTGCCCGCGGAGAGCGGGTTGGGAATCGCGGTCCGGGACCGCCTGTCCCGCGCTGCGGCTCCGCGCGGGTAA
- a CDS encoding double-CXXCG motif protein, translating to MKFYVVEEDRTAGFTGNLTVRFPWGFPGVTACETCGAAGGWAGLQYPCVDLSEFPERTALENPGRQVSFEEFRRLRDLVSPFAPPGARLEPGADFGPPTGTGTGTFGDFFLQNPWSLYIRREALERLQGEGLRGLSGCPVNVKFRGKSPPYLLAMQLKFQGRLRGEHVSAQENAPCPKCGSSRHTMPQLPSFDVRTMSDAPDLFRLSDWPTLIMASQRMVTVVRQLAMTGVRFVEPTT from the coding sequence GTGAAGTTCTATGTCGTCGAAGAAGACAGAACCGCGGGCTTCACCGGAAACTTGACCGTCCGCTTCCCGTGGGGATTTCCGGGTGTGACCGCTTGCGAGACTTGCGGTGCAGCCGGCGGATGGGCGGGCCTCCAGTATCCTTGTGTCGACCTCTCGGAGTTTCCAGAGCGAACAGCCCTTGAGAATCCAGGGCGGCAGGTCAGCTTCGAAGAATTCCGCAGGTTGCGAGACCTAGTCAGTCCTTTCGCTCCCCCTGGGGCTCGATTGGAGCCCGGAGCGGATTTCGGGCCTCCGACTGGTACGGGCACAGGCACCTTCGGCGATTTCTTCCTGCAGAACCCCTGGTCCCTCTACATCCGGCGCGAAGCACTGGAACGTCTTCAAGGTGAAGGCCTTCGAGGACTATCGGGCTGTCCGGTGAACGTGAAGTTTCGCGGGAAGTCGCCGCCATACTTGCTCGCCATGCAGTTGAAGTTCCAAGGCCGGCTTCGCGGGGAGCATGTGAGTGCGCAAGAGAACGCCCCGTGTCCCAAGTGCGGTTCATCCCGGCACACGATGCCTCAGTTGCCAAGCTTCGACGTCCGCACCATGTCAGACGCACCCGACCTTTTCAGACTCTCGGACTGGCCCACCCTCATCATGGCGAGCCAACGCATGGTGACCGTGGTGCGGCAACTCGCGATGACAGGTGTTCGTTTCGTAGAACCTACGACGTAA
- a CDS encoding SDR family oxidoreductase, which translates to MTRGASGIGLELMLQLVRRGAHVAACDVDRKSLEAAVRRARKLNPDVSVTAHLHDVSEEKSVARLVKKVTKGHGTDAIHLLFNNAGVVGGGSFVVGPRDEWEQTFAVSWFGTFANYQPLSAKEAAEAILGAVSTGDWRGVIGQDAEAIDARGRPEPWSVYD; encoded by the coding sequence GTGACACGCGGCGCGTCCGGCATCGGACTTGAACTGATGCTTCAACTGGTACGCAGAGGTGCACATGTCGCGGCTTGCGATGTCGACCGCAAGAGCCTGGAAGCGGCAGTTCGACGGGCACGGAAGCTCAACCCGGACGTATCCGTGACTGCGCATCTGCACGACGTGTCCGAGGAGAAGTCGGTTGCGCGGCTCGTGAAGAAAGTCACCAAAGGGCACGGAACGGATGCCATCCACCTGCTGTTCAACAACGCGGGCGTCGTGGGCGGCGGCTCGTTTGTCGTCGGACCGCGCGACGAGTGGGAACAGACGTTCGCGGTGTCCTGGTTCGGCACCTTCGCCAACTATCAGCCCCTGTCAGCCAAGGAGGCGGCAGAAGCGATCCTCGGCGCGGTAAGCACTGGCGACTGGCGGGGCGTTATCGGCCAGGACGCGGAAGCGATCGATGCGCGCGGTCGACCAGAGCCGTGGTCGGTCTACGATTGA
- a CDS encoding HEAT repeat domain-containing protein gives MSTDKQALLSDEQREAALQALVGSNPTAIIQAANLLSGDSTTTPRLLELLEVESRPASRQGILFALSWHGDVSLWGLMLRILADVQEAPVVRGQAAEGVAYLFYKVQPETEEFELAARTLLKALEDPSLEVRYGVIFALGASRHLSFLPVLEALIEDPTPVPGWNDTIGRKAADAIESLTWGRE, from the coding sequence ATGAGCACTGACAAGCAAGCGCTTCTCTCCGATGAGCAACGCGAAGCCGCCCTGCAAGCCCTCGTTGGTTCCAACCCGACCGCCATCATCCAAGCCGCGAACCTTCTCTCAGGTGACTCGACGACCACGCCCAGGTTGCTGGAGCTGCTTGAGGTCGAAAGTCGCCCCGCTTCGAGGCAGGGAATCCTCTTCGCGCTCTCCTGGCACGGCGATGTCAGCTTGTGGGGGCTGATGCTGCGAATCCTCGCCGATGTCCAGGAAGCCCCTGTGGTCCGAGGACAGGCAGCAGAGGGAGTTGCATACCTGTTCTACAAGGTTCAGCCCGAAACGGAGGAATTCGAACTCGCTGCGCGGACCCTCTTGAAGGCCCTGGAGGATCCATCCCTTGAAGTCCGCTATGGGGTGATATTCGCGCTAGGCGCATCACGGCACCTCTCATTCCTCCCAGTCCTTGAAGCCTTGATTGAAGATCCAACTCCAGTTCCCGGCTGGAACGACACCATTGGCAGAAAAGCCGCCGATGCAATCGAAAGCCTGACCTGGGGAAGAGAGTGA
- a CDS encoding DEAD/DEAH box helicase, translating into MSAPLDTSVTPLFDTASDALAWLRAQGLEHLSRLSLAVLMPLVEAAYLPQARPVLARRRLVELLSTDSLARWMTEAMPSPRMKELLPTLAWRFVEAERLGAEVSRASLGERLAPPEDVRAHRVHGLLLALRARVPAAVAPRPMHALVPDLMQYDAPLPGFRLRETRISELPVGAHAGFILPEARLIFSPTEVTGDCTCGATFCVHLLAVIDTALLWLRQSWTETFGEELEELVRPGWERALRALERAVDDSPGGPGGGEVSWRLDVINGYGVELAPYVHKRNKKGQRSTGAKVSRRKLLQDHGSQLSASDARLAALLPESEAPASRALLFELVGHPRIHLDENPDLLVRIERAKVGLVAEDRDGVVIVSAGVDGAMLPSAMLERVRRAPPEEGLYVWDDSQRVLTVLDAGPEVRALLSALNRHGNAFPPESHVALLDQLSKLSLRVPVALPRSVMGESVPLRYTSVVRMEAHASGAVRVELRARPLADSPTFIPGEGARDVHVRRGTGAVHAVRDFVQERATAELLQARLPLDTAEPEELPFTFRFTSAQGGLAVLSACTEVEPRPELEWVGAPVRLFQAPSPQALKVILERKRDWFGVLGGLAVEGERVELARLLDAARRKERYVQVDATSYVEIEGALREHLERLADHAHATRHGLELGPSAVEAMKALQDAGADVEADNTWQSLVERIFAAKELKPRVPAALKTSLRDYQLEGFRWLTRLASWGAGGVLADDMGLGKTVQALTMLLDRAKLGPALVLAPTSVAFNWMEEAKRFAPSLRMTSFSEVSDRGQTLEKLGPKDVLVLSYGLLTRDIERLSKLRFATIVFDEAQTLKNATTHRFRAARALQGDFKFALSGTPLENHLGELWSLFAVVFPGLLGSWEAFRSRFAAPIERGVDPTAAPALARVLQPFLLRRTKAQVEAQLPPRTDIRVPIVLSSEEWALYEDARLAALSDLETRKPVMKEQERRIEILAALTRLRLLASHPRLYDAGSKLESAKLERFMELVRELRAEGHRALVFSQFTSHLALVREVLDAEGIDYEYLDGQTPAGARAERVRAFQEGDVPLFLISLKAGGFGLNLTAATTVIHLDPWWNPAVEDQASDRAHRIGQERPVTVYRLVTRGTIEEQMLSLHEHKRALVAGVLEGKDAAGRLSTQDLLGLLSQRLAPPGEEEAPRTRH; encoded by the coding sequence ATGTCCGCGCCGCTCGATACGTCCGTGACTCCCTTGTTCGATACGGCCAGTGACGCGCTGGCGTGGCTGCGGGCGCAGGGGCTCGAGCACCTGTCGCGGTTGAGCCTGGCGGTGCTGATGCCGCTGGTCGAAGCCGCCTACCTCCCGCAGGCGCGGCCCGTGCTGGCCCGCCGCCGGTTGGTGGAGTTGTTGAGCACGGATTCGCTGGCGCGCTGGATGACGGAGGCGATGCCGTCGCCGCGGATGAAGGAGCTGTTGCCCACGCTCGCCTGGCGGTTCGTGGAGGCGGAGCGGTTGGGGGCGGAGGTGTCACGGGCCTCGCTCGGTGAGCGGCTGGCTCCGCCCGAGGATGTCCGGGCGCACCGCGTCCACGGGTTGCTGCTGGCGCTGCGTGCGCGTGTCCCGGCCGCCGTCGCCCCCCGGCCGATGCACGCGCTGGTGCCGGACCTGATGCAGTACGACGCGCCGCTCCCGGGCTTCCGTCTGCGGGAGACGCGCATCTCCGAGCTGCCGGTGGGCGCGCATGCGGGCTTCATCCTTCCGGAAGCCCGGCTGATTTTCTCCCCCACGGAGGTGACGGGAGACTGCACGTGTGGCGCGACGTTCTGTGTCCACCTGCTGGCCGTCATCGACACGGCGCTGCTGTGGCTTCGCCAGTCCTGGACGGAGACGTTTGGCGAGGAGCTGGAAGAGCTGGTCCGTCCCGGCTGGGAGCGTGCGCTGCGGGCGCTGGAGCGGGCTGTCGACGACAGTCCCGGTGGACCCGGTGGTGGCGAGGTGTCGTGGCGGTTGGATGTCATCAACGGGTACGGCGTGGAGCTCGCGCCGTATGTGCACAAGCGCAACAAGAAGGGGCAGCGCAGCACGGGCGCGAAGGTGAGCCGGCGCAAGCTGTTGCAGGACCATGGCTCGCAGCTCTCGGCGTCGGACGCGCGGCTGGCGGCGTTGCTGCCGGAGTCGGAGGCCCCCGCGTCTCGCGCGCTGCTCTTCGAACTGGTGGGCCACCCCCGCATCCACCTGGACGAGAACCCGGACCTGCTGGTGCGCATCGAGCGCGCCAAGGTCGGGCTCGTCGCCGAGGACCGGGATGGGGTGGTCATCGTGAGCGCGGGTGTGGACGGGGCGATGTTGCCCTCGGCGATGCTGGAGCGGGTGCGCCGGGCGCCGCCGGAGGAGGGGCTCTACGTCTGGGATGACAGCCAGCGGGTGCTCACGGTGCTGGACGCGGGCCCGGAGGTCCGCGCGCTGCTGTCGGCGCTGAACCGCCATGGCAATGCGTTTCCTCCGGAGAGTCACGTCGCGCTGTTGGACCAGTTGTCGAAGCTGTCGCTGCGCGTGCCCGTGGCGCTGCCTCGCAGTGTCATGGGGGAGTCGGTGCCGCTGCGCTACACCTCCGTGGTGCGCATGGAGGCCCACGCGAGTGGCGCGGTCCGCGTGGAGCTGCGCGCGAGACCACTGGCGGACAGTCCTACGTTCATTCCGGGCGAGGGGGCGCGGGATGTCCATGTCCGGCGCGGCACGGGCGCGGTGCACGCGGTTCGTGACTTCGTTCAGGAACGGGCGACGGCGGAGTTGCTCCAGGCGCGGTTGCCGCTGGATACCGCGGAGCCGGAGGAGCTGCCCTTCACGTTCCGCTTCACCAGTGCCCAGGGCGGGCTCGCGGTGCTCTCCGCGTGTACGGAGGTGGAGCCCCGGCCGGAGCTGGAGTGGGTGGGCGCGCCGGTGCGGCTGTTCCAGGCGCCCTCTCCGCAGGCGCTGAAGGTCATCCTGGAGCGGAAGCGGGACTGGTTCGGCGTGTTGGGCGGGCTCGCGGTGGAGGGGGAGCGGGTGGAGCTGGCGCGACTGCTCGATGCGGCTCGGCGCAAGGAGCGCTACGTCCAGGTGGACGCGACGTCGTACGTGGAGATTGAGGGGGCACTGCGGGAACACCTGGAGCGGCTCGCGGACCATGCGCATGCCACTCGGCATGGGCTGGAGCTGGGGCCGTCCGCGGTGGAGGCGATGAAGGCGCTCCAGGACGCGGGCGCGGACGTCGAGGCGGACAATACGTGGCAGTCGCTGGTGGAGCGCATCTTCGCGGCGAAGGAGCTGAAGCCTCGGGTGCCCGCCGCGTTGAAGACGTCGCTGCGGGACTACCAGTTGGAGGGCTTCCGCTGGCTGACGCGGCTGGCGTCGTGGGGCGCGGGTGGGGTGCTCGCGGACGACATGGGTCTGGGCAAGACGGTGCAGGCGCTGACGATGCTCCTGGACCGGGCCAAGTTGGGGCCCGCGCTGGTGCTGGCGCCGACGTCCGTGGCCTTCAACTGGATGGAGGAGGCGAAGCGCTTCGCTCCGTCGCTGCGGATGACGTCGTTCTCGGAGGTGTCGGACCGGGGGCAGACGTTGGAGAAGCTGGGGCCCAAGGACGTACTGGTGCTGAGCTATGGCCTGCTCACGCGGGACATCGAGCGGCTGTCGAAGCTGCGCTTCGCGACGATTGTCTTCGACGAGGCGCAGACGTTGAAGAACGCGACGACGCATCGCTTCCGGGCGGCCCGGGCGCTCCAGGGGGACTTCAAGTTCGCACTGTCGGGCACGCCACTGGAGAACCATCTGGGCGAGCTGTGGAGCTTGTTCGCCGTGGTCTTCCCGGGGCTGCTCGGGAGCTGGGAGGCATTCCGTTCTCGCTTCGCCGCGCCGATTGAGCGCGGTGTGGACCCGACGGCGGCGCCGGCGTTGGCGCGGGTGCTTCAGCCCTTCCTGTTGCGAAGGACGAAGGCGCAGGTGGAGGCGCAGCTTCCGCCTCGGACGGACATCCGGGTGCCCATCGTCCTGTCGTCAGAGGAGTGGGCGCTCTACGAGGACGCGCGCCTGGCCGCGCTGTCCGACCTGGAGACGCGCAAGCCGGTGATGAAGGAGCAGGAGCGGCGCATCGAAATCCTGGCGGCGCTCACGCGGCTGCGGCTCCTGGCGTCACATCCGCGGCTGTATGACGCGGGGTCGAAGTTGGAGTCGGCCAAGCTCGAACGCTTCATGGAGTTGGTGCGGGAACTGCGCGCGGAGGGGCACCGTGCGCTCGTGTTCAGCCAGTTCACGTCACACCTGGCGCTGGTGCGCGAGGTGTTGGACGCGGAGGGGATTGATTACGAGTACCTGGATGGGCAGACGCCCGCGGGGGCTCGGGCTGAGCGCGTGCGGGCGTTTCAAGAGGGCGACGTTCCGCTGTTCCTGATTTCGCTCAAGGCCGGAGGCTTCGGGCTGAATCTCACGGCGGCGACCACGGTGATTCACCTGGACCCGTGGTGGAACCCCGCCGTGGAGGACCAGGCCTCCGACCGCGCGCACCGGATTGGCCAGGAGCGGCCCGTGACGGTGTACCGATTGGTGACGCGGGGGACCATCGAGGAGCAGATGCTGTCCCTGCACGAGCACAAGCGCGCGCTGGTGGCGGGGGTGCTGGAAGGGAAGGACGCGGCGGGACGGCTGTCGACGCAGGATTTGCTGGGCCTGCTTTCTCAGCGGCTGGCGCCTCCTGGGGAGGAAGAGGCGCCTCGGACTCGGCACTGA
- the hemH gene encoding ferrochelatase gives MPTPTSKRGLLLINLGTPDAPEAAPVRRYLREFLNDPRVIDIHPVARWALLNFVILPVRPAKSAEAYRKIWMKEGSPLLVYSQALADQVAQRLAGQYEVALGMRYGSPSIPDAVASLQARGVSEFTVLPLYPQEATSSTASSLARTYEVLTQGWDVPFVRAVPAFYEHPGFLDAFTTVARPVIEDSRADYVLFSFHGLPERHMRKSDPTGAHCLASSSCCDAMTDANRHCYRAQSYATARGLAQRLGLPADGWSVSFQSRLGRTPWVKPYTDVVLPELAQKGVKRLAVMCPAFVADCLETLEEIGLRAREQFLEAGGESLTLVPSLNAHPTWVDAVVQLVRESDGPPTAPAGPLA, from the coding sequence ATGCCTACGCCGACTTCGAAGCGAGGGCTGCTGCTCATCAACCTGGGCACGCCGGATGCGCCGGAGGCGGCACCGGTGCGCCGCTACCTGCGCGAGTTCCTCAATGACCCGCGCGTCATCGACATCCATCCGGTGGCCCGTTGGGCGCTGCTCAACTTCGTCATCCTCCCGGTGCGCCCGGCGAAGAGCGCGGAGGCGTACCGGAAGATTTGGATGAAGGAGGGCTCGCCGCTGCTCGTGTACAGCCAGGCCCTGGCGGACCAGGTGGCGCAGCGGCTGGCGGGGCAGTACGAGGTGGCGCTGGGCATGCGCTACGGCTCGCCGTCCATCCCGGACGCGGTGGCGTCCCTGCAGGCGCGAGGCGTGTCCGAGTTCACCGTGCTGCCGCTGTATCCGCAGGAGGCCACGTCCTCCACGGCGTCCTCGCTGGCGCGCACCTACGAGGTGCTGACGCAGGGGTGGGACGTGCCCTTCGTCCGCGCGGTGCCGGCCTTCTACGAGCACCCGGGCTTCCTCGACGCCTTCACCACCGTGGCGCGGCCCGTGATTGAGGACTCGCGCGCCGACTACGTCCTCTTCAGCTTCCACGGCCTGCCAGAGCGGCACATGCGCAAGAGCGACCCCACCGGGGCGCATTGCCTGGCCAGCTCCTCCTGCTGTGACGCCATGACGGACGCGAACCGGCACTGCTACCGCGCGCAGAGCTACGCGACGGCGCGGGGGCTGGCCCAGCGGTTGGGGCTGCCGGCGGACGGGTGGAGCGTGTCCTTCCAGTCGCGGCTGGGCCGCACGCCGTGGGTGAAGCCGTACACGGACGTGGTGCTTCCAGAGCTGGCGCAGAAGGGCGTGAAGCGCCTGGCGGTGATGTGCCCGGCCTTCGTGGCGGACTGCCTGGAGACGCTGGAGGAGATTGGCCTCCGCGCGCGGGAACAGTTCCTGGAGGCGGGAGGGGAGTCCCTGACGCTCGTCCCCTCCCTCAACGCCCACCCGACCTGGGTGGACGCCGTGGTGCAGTTGGTGCGCGAGTCGGACGGGCCGCCTACTGCTCCGGCTGGGCCGTTGGCGTAG
- the apaG gene encoding Co2+/Mg2+ efflux protein ApaG, whose protein sequence is MSSSATTDGIRITVKPAYWPERSAPESGQFAFMYTVEIVNEGDVPAQLKARHWVITDATGKVEEVRGEGVVGRQPHLGPGERFEYTSWAMLRTPFGTMRGSYDMVRPDGTRFDARIAEFALTLPNSLH, encoded by the coding sequence ATGTCCTCCAGTGCGACGACCGACGGCATCCGCATCACCGTGAAGCCCGCCTACTGGCCGGAGCGCAGCGCTCCGGAGTCCGGGCAGTTCGCCTTCATGTACACGGTGGAGATCGTCAACGAGGGCGACGTGCCGGCGCAGCTCAAGGCCCGCCACTGGGTCATCACCGATGCCACGGGCAAGGTGGAGGAGGTCCGGGGCGAGGGCGTGGTGGGCCGTCAGCCCCACCTGGGGCCCGGGGAGCGGTTCGAGTACACGAGCTGGGCCATGCTGCGCACGCCCTTCGGCACGATGCGCGGCAGCTATGACATGGTGCGGCCGGACGGCACGCGCTTCGACGCGCGCATCGCCGAGTTCGCGCTCACCCTCCCCAACTCCCTGCACTGA